Part of the Anaerolineales bacterium genome is shown below.
CTTCGGCAGGTACGATTGCAGGACGGCCAGTTCCGCCCGAGCGGCCTCAACCAGGTCAGGCCGGTTGGCGCGCTCTGAGTCCTGGATCGCCTCATTGCGGACCTTGACTTCCTTCTGCAAGACCGCCATCATCGCCGCTTCGTCCAGCTCGCCGCGCTTGTCGACCTCGGCCAGCTTGACGGCGGAAAGCACCATCCGCAAGGTGCGCTTGCGCACATCATCTCCGCTGCGCATCGCGGCCTTCAGGTCGGACTCTAGCTCATTGCGGGACGGCATGAGTCCATTATACCGAGGACCGGAAAGGCGGGGAAGGCGGGCCCTGGTGGGGGCCGTGCGGGGCGGGGTCGTTGCCCGCCAGTGCAGCTGTCAGCACGCCGCCTTGCACTCCGGTGATGTGGACGGAAGACATCCTGGAGCGAAGGTTGAGGGGCGAGCGGGCCGATACGGGGAACCCCGTGTCGGTCAGTCCCCGCAGGCTCCAGCCTCCGCTGTCTGCGGGTTGTCCGCTAACCCAGACCGCCTGCTCAGTTCTGCCCACCTGTTGGCTGAGGGCGGCTTGGCGCGCCGTCCTCGCCAGGGCACGCAACCGCCGGGTGCGGAGGCCAAGGCGCACCGGGTCGACCGGGCTGGGAAGGCGGGCGGCCGCCGTCCCTGGGCGAGGCGAGTAGCCGAATACATGGGCGTCTGCAAACGCCATCCCTTCGACAAACTGCAGACTGATGTCGAAGTCCACCTCGGTTTCGCCCGGGAATCCGGCGATCAGATCCGTGGTGAGCGCCAGGCCAGGAATCCACTCCCTGGCCTTGGCAGCCAGGCGGGCGAACCCGTTGGGCGTGACCGGGCGGAGCATTCGCTGCAGGGTTGCTGCGCTCCCGGACTGCAACGGCAGGTGAAGCTGGCGGCACAGTCGGCGGTTGTCCCAGAGCGCCAGAAGCGGCTCAGAGACATCCCAAGGATCGATCGACGAGAGGCGGAAGCGGACTCCCTCCGTCTCCCGTAGGATCAGGCCCATCAGGCCCTCCAGCCTCGGCAGGCCGCGGGCTTCCTGGCCGTATCCACCTAGTTGAACCCCGCACAGTACGATCTCGTGGGCGCCACCCAAGATGGCATGGCGGACCCGCTCGAGGACGGTTCCCGGGGGAACGCTCCGAGCCGGACCGCGCACCAGACGGGTAAGGCAAAATGCGCATCGGGAGTTGCAGCCCTCCTGTACCTTCACAAATCCCCGCACGCGATGCCGATTGCCCGGGATCGGAAGGCGAACGGCCTCCCCCGTGGCGGCGAAGGGGAGCCTGGAGCCCCCTGTCAGCTGCCGGGCGATGCTCTCCTTCCGCCAATTGGGGACGACTTCGATTCCAGGGGCAAGATGAGCGGCGGCGACGGGGTCAAGGGTGGCCCAGCATCCGGTGAGCACGATCCGCGCCTGGGGGCGAAGGCGGTACGCCCGGCGCGCCATGCTCCGCGAGTCGGCGGCGGCGGCCTGGGTGACGGCGCAGGTGTTGAGGATGATCA
Proteins encoded:
- a CDS encoding GatB/YqeY domain-containing protein, whose protein sequence is MPSRNELESDLKAAMRSGDDVRKRTLRMVLSAVKLAEVDKRGELDEAAMMAVLQKEVKVRNEAIQDSERANRPDLVEAARAELAVLQSYLPKPLSDEELTRLVRQAIEETGATTPAEIGKVMKSLQPHVQGKADGKAVSDRVRQLLSAP
- a CDS encoding MiaB/RimO family radical SAM methylthiotransferase: MRVFLDSVGCRLNQSELELIASDLRQAGAQLVAVPESSDVIILNTCAVTQAAAADSRSMARRAYRLRPQARIVLTGCWATLDPVAAAHLAPGIEVVPNWRKESIARQLTGGSRLPFAATGEAVRLPIPGNRHRVRGFVKVQEGCNSRCAFCLTRLVRGPARSVPPGTVLERVRHAILGGAHEIVLCGVQLGGYGQEARGLPRLEGLMGLILRETEGVRFRLSSIDPWDVSEPLLALWDNRRLCRQLHLPLQSGSAATLQRMLRPVTPNGFARLAAKAREWIPGLALTTDLIAGFPGETEVDFDISLQFVEGMAFADAHVFGYSPRPGTAAARLPSPVDPVRLGLRTRRLRALARTARQAALSQQVGRTEQAVWVSGQPADSGGWSLRGLTDTGFPVSARSPLNLRSRMSSVHITGVQGGVLTAALAGNDPAPHGPHQGPPSPPFRSSV